The sequence AGGTGAAAGTTAAATTAGCGGTATCATTACATTCAGCAATTGAAGAGATACGTAATCATATTATGCCATTTACGAAAAGCTTTCCTTTACCCGATTTAAGAGAAGCTTTAGAATATTGGTATCAAAAAACAAAAAGTAAAGTTACTTATGAATATGTTGTTTGGAAAGGGATTAATGATAATAAAGCTTCAATTGACGCTTTAGTTAAGTTTTGTAAATATGTTCCTTGTAAAGTAAACCTTATTGAATATAATCCAATTGATGATGGAGAGTTTCAGCAAGCATCTGAAAAAGCAACTGAAGATTATATTTATGCTTTAGAACGAAATAATATTGTAGTTAAAGTGCGTAGAAGTAGAGGAAAAGACATCGATGCTGCTTGTGGACAATTAGCAAATAAGACTTAAAATTTTTAATGCTACTAATAGATTATTTATGTTTGTTTTGCTACAAGTTTTGTTTTAGTTACTTTTGCTACCACAATGAAAATAGTTGAGCAAATAAAACAACCCATTTTAAATGAAATGGAACTTTTTGAAAAGAAGTTCCGTGAGTCAATGACTTCTAAAGTGGCGCTACTTAATAGGATTACTCACTACATTGTAAATCGTAAAGGAAAACAAATGCGACCTATGTTTGTTTTCTTAACAGCTAAGATGGTTGCCAATAACAATGAGGTGAATGAGCGTACTTATCGTGGTGCTTCAGTTATAGAGTTAATCCATACAGCAACATTAGTACATGATGATGTAGTTGATGATAGTAATAAACGAAGAGGGTTCTTCTCAATCAATGCGCTTTGGAAAAATAAAATAGCAGTTTTAGTTGGTGATTATTTATTATCTAAAGGATTATTGCTTTCTATAGATAATAATGATTTCGATTTGTTGAAAATAATATCTGTAGCCGTTCGAGAAATGAGCGAAGGAGAGTTATTGCAAATTGAAAAAGCACGTAGATTAGATATTACAGAAGATATTTACTACGAAATCATTCGCCAGAAAACAGCAACACTAATTGCTGCCTGTTGTTCCTTAGGCGCTTGTTCAGTTGTTCCAGAAGATTCTACTGTTGTAGAAAAAATGAGAAAATTTGGAGAATTAATTGGAATGGCTTTTCAAATTAAAGACGATTTATTCGATTATACAGACGATGCAATTGGAAAACCTACAGGAATTGACATCAAAGAACAGAAAATGACACTTCCATTAATTTATGCTTTGAATAATTGTTCTTCTAAAGAAAAAAAATGGGTAATCAATTCTGTTAAAAACTACAACAAAGACAAAAAAAGAGTTCGTGAAGTAATTCAGTTTGTGAAGGACAAAAAGGGATTGACTTATGCAGAAGAAAAAATGATCCAATTTCAACAAGAAGCATTAACGCTAATTCAAGATTTCCCGCCTTCTACTTATAAGGATTCACTTGTGTTGATGGTGAATTATGTTATCGAAAGAAAAAAATAATTTCTATATTCATTCCAAGTTGTTTATTGTTGTGCTGATTTTTTTTCAGTACCTAATGCAATATTTTTTAAAATTCATGCAACCTTTTTTTTAATCATCTCGTCTATGTTAATAGAAGAAGTGATTAAAGCGTTCTGTTTTTTTAAATCAAATGCAACCATCTTAAAAATCATCTCGTCTATATAAATAGAAAGTTATACCAGTTGTTATTTTATAGTAAATTCAATTGAAAGCAAACAGAGTGAATTAAAATTTAAAATGAAAGTAATAAACTTACATAGAGAAGAAAAAAAAATAATTGAACAAGCGGTCTTAAACAATAGGCAGGCCCAACATCAATTATACGAGAAGTTTTCTCCTAAAATGTTAAGTGTCTGTCGACAATATATTAAAGACACACATCATGCAGAAGATGTAATGATAACAGCATTCATGAAAGTATTTACGAATTTAAAAAAATTTGAACATAAAGGAAGTTTTGAAGGTTGGATTAGAAGAATAATGGTAAATGAATGTATTGATTTTGTTCGAGTAAAGAAAAACGTTTTTCAGCATCAAGAAATTGAAAATGTAATTTTATCAGAAAC is a genomic window of Flavobacterium jumunjinense containing:
- a CDS encoding polyprenyl synthetase family protein; the encoded protein is MKIVEQIKQPILNEMELFEKKFRESMTSKVALLNRITHYIVNRKGKQMRPMFVFLTAKMVANNNEVNERTYRGASVIELIHTATLVHDDVVDDSNKRRGFFSINALWKNKIAVLVGDYLLSKGLLLSIDNNDFDLLKIISVAVREMSEGELLQIEKARRLDITEDIYYEIIRQKTATLIAACCSLGACSVVPEDSTVVEKMRKFGELIGMAFQIKDDLFDYTDDAIGKPTGIDIKEQKMTLPLIYALNNCSSKEKKWVINSVKNYNKDKKRVREVIQFVKDKKGLTYAEEKMIQFQQEALTLIQDFPPSTYKDSLVLMVNYVIERKK
- a CDS encoding RNA polymerase sigma factor, encoding MKVINLHREEKKIIEQAVLNNRQAQHQLYEKFSPKMLSVCRQYIKDTHHAEDVMITAFMKVFTNLKKFEHKGSFEGWIRRIMVNECIDFVRVKKNVFQHQEIENVILSETEDSLEIESFTVDDIQLLIDNLPDGYRMIFNLFAIEGYKHGEIAKMLNISEGTSKSQLSHARKMLQEQVNLLKTRKNGTK